CCCACCAGACAAGAATATGGCAGCAAGTGTCACGCGCACCACTAACAGTTCTGCACTCGCGTGTATGCCACTGTACACGGTGgactacaattttttttttattatttatatgtgagttttttcaataataataatattttgacacatttttttataatattttaatatcatttattgTGATTAGTTAGTTTATGTtggtttttataattattattattgattgtaaagTAATTTTGAACTAATCATTAACACGTAAATaatgtcaaaatattataaaagaaatgttgTTAAGAtatcattatcatttttattaatagcTAATCAACTCACgccattatttttataatatgattaaaaatgaaaattaatcatatttttttgaaaacaattttgacataaatagtttgagaaaatataatgttgAAATTTTGCTGAGAGAGATTCAAATTTGGACAACTGATACGTTCTTAGAGTAATGAAATTAAGTCTAATTGAACTTCGGTATTTTAGATTACAGAGATTAAATGtgaaaattaagaatattttattatgaattattcaataaattcaaatattgaatGCGATAATTTCGCCATTTctcatattatatattgtaatttgtattgttttaattaataacaaattttaaaggataataattaaaaatattttattaaaaaaagagcAGCCCATTTGCAATGTTTGAGAAAATCTGTCTTAAATTAGTGTGTATTAGATAGTTGAAATCTGggatttaaaataacttaaagtTAATATGCTTgtgtaatttttcaaaataaaatcattacgaaaatatcattttaaatttttttaataatactttaaatattaaattatattcctAGTATGGTATATGGGAATACGTAGATGTAGAATTTACAACATAAAATTGTCTGCTTTGAAGTTGACGCATTAGCACTGGGTGATATTTTGTAATGCGacgttaatttgtttttaaatttaactgttCGTTCAACTATTTGGTGAGATTTGTGGTACTAATGTGACGATTTTtcgtattattattattgtatagtTGTACATTGCAAAACTGATTGTAATGGCGACTGtctaatatatatgaaaatactttaacaacattttcttaataatattttaacatcgtGTATGTAAATAgtccaaatttatttattcacacGTAACAtttgatttaagaaaaatataaaataaagaaaaaaaagttaaaatgattttttcagTACTTAATAATCTCAACAggaagtttaaatatatttgttttttcattaaaattgatatagaattttaatttttaaaagaaataatatttcaaatgtaTAATGATTGATTTTAAGACGTATACATTAACTTTCGATTAACTTTCTTTCTCATTGATTCTACCAAATAAACTACTTCCCATTTCATTCATTATTTTGCCCTTCTTTTACTTCAATCgaattatttattacataatataatattttttaaataatgagtgTATtcctgaaaaaaaatcaattttcaaataatCTAAAGGGTaaatcaaaaataatttttttaagtaaaagaatgatttatatatattattatttttttgttaaagttaaacataccatttttgaaatgttttttcttAACTCCCGAACACTAGAAAAAGTGGAGGATCATTTAATTGGTCAGACATATGATTATGTTGTGAAAGAGGTTTTCACTGTGTGAGGGACCACTAATTCactcaaaaatataaaataggttACTTTGTCAGACCAATCTCAGCTAAAATAATTTCTGTTGCACATAATCACATGTTGTTATATCAATGTTATCTTCACCAAATTGAATTAGTTATGCagacaaataaaataagtatattttatgtaaatataagACATTTCCATTTTACAtgatagatattttttattattaagaataatGCCCTTGCAGTTATTCTTTCTCGAGATAAATTAtctctttttgtattttaaatattatattttccatttgaaaaccatttttctttaaatttggacttttaaaacaaagaatttaatatatattgaaattcatTTTCAGCTTCTGATTAcaagattatttatttaactgactggattttatatattaattaatttcctCTCGTTTCAACAGTTTATATCACGTTTTTtaacaatattcttttaaaatctaaatatttttcattttacttaaattaaataaaatggaaagtttgttgttattaattattttacttgatttgaaattataaaaaaatacataaattagagaaaaaaaaacttattccTTAACACATTATTCCGTCCTAAAGAATATCACTCAAGTAAAAATATATGCTTCAGTAGAACAATATCTCTTTGtggtttaaaatatgttttgaaatattataattctttttcgGATCTATacgaataataaaataaaatacatgtaATGACAATTTTAGTTAGATTTATAAGGTGTAATTAGTTATATTTGATTAATGAGAAGGTGATATTTAACTAAACGATAATAAGTGCAACATACttcataatttcttttgtaCTATTCTTTAAGCGAGTAGACTACACTCTCTTATTTCGTAATTCTCGGTAAAATTAAGAATGCAGATAACCGTATTAACTAATGTGATGACATACATAAGAgttaaatgttataaaaattatataattgattcTATACTCTATGAGTGGTGGATATATAAAAAAAcggtttttttaaatttaaagaatattaGTTTGATAGAATGTATATCTTCATATAAAATGACAaaagtaattatattatttttaattatataataaatatttatgtttttgattTATTAGGgtctatattattttaattagtgttaTAAACACTAGTGACATTTGAATCCGACTATATAAGGAATTGACATCAATCtttatccaaaattttaaaacaatgagTTAGTAggtcttttacttttatataatgttttattttcttattttcattcaatgaaacacttatattttcaatataagAGGTCTTAATTAGATTACCCtgtttattatatgatattctGCCAAAACTTCATCTCGACTGAGTTTGGTCACCCGATCTAAATCATGAATTCTGATACCATTTAAAGGGAGGTtcaacacatatatatatatatatatatatatatatatatatatatatatatatatatctttatacTGATAAAATATTATCTGTTTTGGATTAAATCTTACGAATTTGTTTTTGATACCATTTCGACTTTGTTTGTATTGATGAATTTAATTTGATGGTTGTAGTAGTGGATACGTAGACATACAGAAGTTCCTGAAACAGTTGTTATGTGTGGGAGTGAGAGTGTGATGCCAGTTTTGGATGTATCTCAAACTGTGATCATCATTTTCTGTGATTGTTGGTTCCCAGCTGTAGTATCTCTGGACACTTGTGGCGTCTTCTTCTCTCCTTCACTGTTACAATTTTACTTCTCACCTTCCACCAATCTCTTTAATCAACCTTTAAAATCATCACTCTcactttttctaataaattcaAGCTTTTCAACTTGTTCTCTCATGAAGTGATCCCAAAGTAAATTAGACCCTActttgcttctttctttcttccttctctaggatttcataattaataattattttcaccAACTTGATGCCTTTTTCTCTTCTATAAATTCCTCCCTTCATTCACATACActcctcttcctctctctccctctttcCCATCACGCTTTCTACACAGATCGCTACCCAGACACACAGATACATAgatatttctctttcttccacATCTCACACTGACTTTCTATCAAACACCTTCTCTTCAACCTCGCCATGTTTATCATCCCAAACCCCACATAACAAATCTCACCCGTTTCCATTTTTCAGCACCAAAGCTTGAAACTTTACGAAATTGGGTTGGAGAATTTTGACTCAATTTTTTCCTTCTCCTCTCCAGGAAGTAGATATTAGAAGCGCAAATTAAATGTCCAACATCTTGTTGTTGATGTTTGAGATTCATGTATTCGATTCTCAGTGAGCTCTTCTTTTCCGGGTGTATGATCAATTCCACTGTTAGGCGCAGGACCCATTTAGTTCAATCCTTCTCAGTTGCCTTCCTCTATTGGTTGTACTACGTTTCATGATTTCTACCTCTTTCTCGCTATATCActtattatatatcatataaatctataatatcTACTGCTATATTTCTACTTTCATTATCATCATCGTCGTCGttataaagtaataattttcCGAGTCTGTTCGTGTCTAGTGTCTGGGTCCTGCGAACTGTGTTAACTGAGAAGGGTTGTGTTGTATTGTATTGTAATATTGTGTTGTGTTGTCCTGTGTCTCATACCATGGCTTCCTCAAGCGGAACATGTTCGGGTTCATCCTCTCTGCTTCAGAACTCGGGTTCTGAGGAGGACTTGCAAGCGGTAATGGAtcagagaaagaggaagagaatgATATCGAATCGCGAATCTGCACGGCGATCTCGCATGAGGAAGCAGAAGCACTTGGACGATCTGGTTACCCAAGTGGCTCAGCTGAGAAAGGAGAATCAGCAGATACTCACCACCGTCAACATCACCACGCAGCAGTTCTTGAGCGTTGAGGCTGAGAACTCGGTGCTCCGGGCTCAGGTGGGTGAGCTGAGCCATCGGTTAGAGTCTCTGAACGAGATCATCGAAGtccttaatgcgggttttggcAGCACCACCTTCGTCGAACCAACCAGCAATAACACCACCTTCTTCAACCCCATGAACATGGGGTATCTGAACCACCCTATCATGGCTTCTGCAGATATATTGCAGTACTGagataagaaaacaaaaacagcaaaaaattTCATGATTTCTCATTCGAGTCTGTTCAGAAATTGTAATCAATCATCTGCAATATGGTGATAAGGAATAATGAATGTGTATCATAAAAGGGGTGAAATTGTTAGGTGCTGGTTCTCAGAATGGGTCCTTTCGAGTATGGGGCATGGGCCATTACTGTGTATTTCTCACCCTtctttcatatattataataatattgacCTACTTTTTCATCTTACTCTCtcaatctttttttattattcattttttatgtaatttattttagcaaaacaattttttcaattcaCTTATTAAAATGGAATAATAAtctcatctttttttattatattttttaaataaggtttTTGTTTGACTAAACTGAATATGGAATACATTTTTGTTGAACGGTTTTGAAAGTGGACAAAAGTTGAAGAATTGGAATACATTTTTGTTTGACTAAACTGAATATGGAATACAGTAATTTTTCCTTGAACCTGGACACGCACTATTGGTTAAATAGTCTAATCATGGTTTAGTCTGTCTCATCTGTTTCAATTATGCTGTTTTATTCAAAAGATGTTCACTTTTTCTTAAGATTAGTTCATGTTTCTCTTTtcttaataattgaatttataaatttaaacacGTATTCCTTAAAAGTTAATTGAGATTAAAGTAGATAATATGCCGATATTACTTAATATAATTTCTTCTGAAACGCAACTTTCCGACATCCTTCGTTCATTCAAGAAGTTGATTGGTAGTGTTTGGTATTACGTTTTAAATTTAGAGTGTGTGTTTTTTTGGTCAACGCTTTTTAAGTTTAGTGCGTGAATAAAAGGGGTTTATGGTTTTATTGAGAGAAATTGGTTggtttattaatttctttttattgttaattagtTTAAACAAGATATTTATtggagaagaaaaacaaattattcattCCTATTTGATGTTGACATTTTCCTCAGAAAGAGAAGTCGTTAAATTGTTgggtaattataaatatataagttgtatattatttttttttctacttcttttttaacttttttgcTACAtgagattatatatttttcatttttttcttctactttttcttctcACAGCTTCTTTACTTTTCTCGCTTTTCCCCACCCCACAGTAGGATTGAGGCTCACAATTTGCCACaattaatgtgatttttttatcagcaataaatgaaaattaatgtgacaacaataaatgaaagaaaagaattaaTTCTTAATGTACAATAAAGTTCTTTTTTACCaacttaattattttgtataatatcAAATTGAAGTTAAGtttatcttcatcttccaaattcagattaattttttaatcttatcatctttaaaacaactttattttgattgtttttctcaagcttttttttaaatactttaaaacaagagaagatatataataaattatttaataataatataaatttgaaattattcgAAATTTTGatgctaattttttttaagccAATAATGATATTTAACTGAGAGGtagtgaataattttttttttacttcaaattatgaagaataaaatgatgaattttcattttgaaagaaaaaacaagtgTATTCCAACAttaaaggtatatatatatatatatatatatatatatatatatatatattaaagttaagGTGATCTTGGTTATAAAAACTGTGTAATGaggttttaatatatatttttgtcatatTATGATTAAAATCTCGTTCCAAATGATTTTATAAGACTTTgtttcattcatattttaaaaaataccatttctaaaataaataaataaataccttTTACTATCACAACACAAATTTCATTTAAGATCTAAATTACGCTTGCAATACTCGAATcttgaatataaatttaatatgcaaaagagatataaatacattaaaaaaactttaaataataagCAATTTTACTAatcatttcttttaataatcaaaatattaataattaaacaatttaaagatTAATTCACTATACTAACccatttaaaaactattttagttactaataatctttaatttataacttgatatctaaattaatcactataatgattaattgttttttcttacttaaaaaaattagtgataAAGTCATAAATAAATAGCAAGCAATAAATATGTGtatttaaagatttgaaaaaagagattaCTAGAATTGTGATAGCATTTTCTAGAGGTATCGTGGAATGTCATGGAAATACGTAtgataattgaagaaaaagTGGAGAAAAGAGCAGAAAAAGGAAAGACGCGAAGAGCATATATAAAAGAGAAGGGTGTGGTAACAGAGGTTGTTgttcgaaaaaaaaaaggtcCTTTAAATGAGAAATATACACTAAACATGTTAGGGTATGGGCAATGTGTGTCTGCGTCCAACTCAGAACCATTATTGTCCTAGCCACTACGTGAGGTTAGGGTTCGTGCAAGACATGATATTTCAGATCCACCATTTTAGGTTTTACTTTCGGTTTGTCTAAGGAAACAAACACACGAACATATACACTGTTATGTTACGAGTTTAATTTAAAGAgataaaggaagaagaaacacTGAAGAACCAAAAAGGTGATATACCGTATGATCAAGTGACCTAGGATCAAGAAGATAAGACAATTGTTTTGTGAGACTTTTCAGACGATTGAACGGTCACAAAcctttaaaaatgataaataataccttaatcaataagtttacaaacaaaatatatttatcaaatatattatgTCAACTagtttattacaaaatataaacgtgagtataaaataagaaaacatataaTAGTTATTTGGTCTATCTAAGATATGTTCACCAGTGAGatataaatactaataaaacTTGAGTTTAACTATATAAGAGATTCACACCACTCTCTAtcaaaaactttaaaacaataaattaatgagtttttcatctttatacagtgatctattttttcatttctatccaatgtgagacttagattCACACAATTTTAGTGTTAGAGTGTTTTTTACGTATACCGTTCGCAGATCTTAAAGTTAGAATATCAGCCACtgatgaaaattttgttaaaaaaaaaaactaaacaacaaaaacttgaaaaaaaaagtgtaaaaagATGTTTTCACCGTTATCTCCGAC
The Vigna angularis cultivar LongXiaoDou No.4 chromosome 5, ASM1680809v1, whole genome shotgun sequence genome window above contains:
- the LOC108340800 gene encoding bZIP transcription factor 11, which translates into the protein MASSSGTCSGSSSLLQNSGSEEDLQAVMDQRKRKRMISNRESARRSRMRKQKHLDDLVTQVAQLRKENQQILTTVNITTQQFLSVEAENSVLRAQVGELSHRLESLNEIIEVLNAGFGSTTFVEPTSNNTTFFNPMNMGYLNHPIMASADILQY